AGTGAATTGCAGTGATTTGATTTCAGATTCTTCTGCATCAGTTAAAGAAATTTCTAAATTTGGAGCTAAAACGGCAATAGCTAGACGATTTTGTATCTCCACTTGCAGTAGAGATTGATTTGCAGGGTTTTTAAGGCCTTCTCGCGCGTTTTCTGCCGCAAGTGCGGCTGAAGTTATTTTCCATGCAGAAAAATCGCTCACAGTGCGATCTAGACATCCTAGTGCACGACAAAGTTTTGCATCGATATGTTGTAAAACATGAAACGCACTAACGGAAATGGAATTCGATGTTCCATCAATGCGTGGTGCTAATGCGGGAAGCAATGAATTTCTGGAAAGATGCTCTCCAAAAACTAGGAGTGGCAGAAGTAAAGCAGTTAGAAGGGCGAACTTAAGACTTTTTTTTTGAGCAGGTGCAGCAAAAGTAGATTCAGAATTACTTTGCTTGTCCTTGTTTAAGGTGCCGTGCAAGCAAACCCAGCCCTCACTCTCTTTCCAAACAGAGAGCTTGAGCCACTGGCTATAGGTAGCAATCACTTCTTCTGCTTGGCGGGCAAGTACACCAGATAAAACAATGCGTCCGCCTACCTTCATCTTATTGACTAAGGCGGGCGCAAGAACTTGCAGTGGATTTGCCAAAATATTGGCCATCACGATGTCATATTTGGTTTCGGCGGCCAGTTCGAGTGCGCCTTCGTTCGGCAAGACAAAGCGAATGGTGGTGTTGTTGATTTCTGCATTGCTGCGAGCGGCAACCATCGCTTGTGGATCAATATCGGTACCGATCACTGGGTTACAACCCAGCTTTGCGGCAGCAATTGCCAATATGCCTGAGCCACAACCGTAATCCAAGAGACTTTGATTCTGCAAATGAGTTTGTTGTTCAAGCCAAAGAAGGCACAAATGCGTAGTTGGGTGACTACCAGTGCCAAATGCGAGACCTGGATCGACCGCAAGGCAAATCGCATTGGGATCCGTTGGCGCATCGTGCCAAGATGGCACTACCCAAATACGCTCACCAATCTGAATGGGTGCAAATTGACTTTGGGTTAAACGAACCCAGTCTTGTTCTTCGACTGTTTTTTCTTGAGGAGGTGCTAGATGAAAGCCTGCCTCTTTAAGGGATGCGAGTAGTTCGGGAATAAATTCTGCGCTGCCCGAAGCATCAATCTCTGGATTAAAGAGAGCGGTTACTGCTGATCTATCCCACGCCTGCACTTCTGGAGAGAGGCCTGGCTCACCGTAAAGCGGGTTTTCGTCGTAGCCACCAGCAGCATCATCTTCAACGGTGACGGACAGGGCGCCCAAATCCAAAAGCGCATCACCCAAAGGCTCAGCGGTTTCGGCGGCTACCGTGAATACCAACTCACGATAAGACATAGGATGCTTTCATTAATTAGGATTTACCGCGACTTGCAGCTTGCTCTTCTAGGCGATGCTCTAAGTAGTGAATGCTAGTGCCGCCTTCAATGAAGTTTGGATCCAGCATGAGTTCACGGTGGAGCGGAACGTTAGTTGTAATACCGTCAATCACCATCTCTGAAAGCGCAATTTGCATACGGCGAATGGCTTGCTCACGAGTATTGCCGTAAGAAATCAGCTTACCAATCATGGAGTCATAGTTTGATGGAACCACGTAACCACTGTAGGCATGTGAGTCAACCCGAATACCGGGGCCACCAGGCATGTGGAATGAACCAATTTTGCCAGGGCTCGGGGTGAACTTGAATGGATCTTCGGCATTCAAGCGGCACTCAATGGCGTGACCACGGAAAACAATATCTTTTTGGCGATAGCTGAGTTTCAGACCGGCTGCAATGCGGATCTGCTCTTGAACAATATCCACACCAGTAATCATTTCTGTCACCGGATGTTCCACCTGAACACGGGTATTCATCTCAATGAAGAAGAATTCACCATCTTCGTAGAGAAACTCAAAGGTACCGGCGCCACGATAGCCAATCTTGCGACAGGCTTCTGCGCAACGCTCGCCAATTTTGGCGATAAGACGACGATCAATACCTGGTGCCGGTGCTTCTTCAATGACTTTTTGGTGGCGACGTTGCATAGAGCAATCGCGCTCGCCTAACCAAATGGCATTGCCATGGGTGTCAGCGAGAATCTGAATCTCAACGTGGCGAGGTTTTTCTAAAAACTTCTCCATATAGACTTCTGGATTACCAAAAGCACGACCAGCTTCTTCCCGGGTCATATTGACTGCATTGATGAGGGCTGCCTCAGTGTGAACCACACGCATACCGCGACCACCACCACCACCGGCAGCTTTAATAATTACCGGATACCCCACTTTTTTTGCTGTCATAATAATTTCTTTTGGATTATCAGGAAGTGCTCCCTCTGATCCAGGTACGCAAGGCACGCCAGCTTTAATCATGGCGCGTTTTGCAGAAACCTTATCACCCATCAAGCGAATGGATGCAGCAGTGGGACCAATAAAGGCAAAGCCAGATTTCTCAACCCGCTCTGCAAAGTCTGCATTTTCAGAAAGGAAGCCATAACCAGGATGGATTGCCTCTGCATCGGTAACTTCGGCTGCAGAAATAATCGCTGGCATATTCAGATAGCTGAGCGGAGATGGCGCTGGCCCGATACAAACGGCTTCATCGGCAAGCTTTACATATTTAGCCTCTTTATCTGCGGTGGAGTACACCACCACAGTTTTAATTCCCAACTCGCGGCATGCGCGTTGGATACGGAGAGCAATTTCTCCCCGATTGGCAATCAGAATCTTATCGAACATGTCGGCTCTGAGTTAAGTGACGGTAAATTGGGATTGATCTAAAGATAGTCAATTAAGCGATGATGAAAAGTGGCTGGTCAAATTCAACACCTTGACCGTTTTCACAAAGAATTTCTTTGATCACACCAGCGTGCTCGGATTCGATTTCATTGAGTAGCTTCATTGCTTCAATAATGCAAAGCGTTTGACCCACCTTGACAGTGTCGCCAATGTTGACGAAGTTCGGAGACTCTGGATTTGGGGCGCGGTAGAAAGTGCCAACCATTGGTGAGCGAGCAATAGAGCCAGTTTCAGCTGCGGGAGCTTCAGCGATAGGAGCTGTTGCAACAGGTGCACTAGCTGCTGGTGCGGCTTGCATCGCAGGTGCTGGATTGGTGTAAACCATTTGGCCAGCGGGCGCAGGAGATCCGGCGTTCACAATGCGAACACGATCTTCGCCTTCATTTACCTCTAACTCTGAAATGCCTGATTCAGAAACTAGGTCGATCAAGGTTTTTAGTTTTCTCAGATCCATATGAGTGCTTCCTCTCTTGTCATTCTTTAAATAGTTTTATTTCTGCAAGCGAGCAATAGCTGCTTGAAGGGCTAATTCATAGCCAATCGCGCCAAGACCGCAAATCACCCCAGTCGCAATATCGGACAAATAGGAATGTTTACGGAATTCTTCGCGCTGATGAATGTTGGATAAATGAACTTCGGTAAAGGGAATCGCTACTCCAGCCAAAACATCGCGCAAGGCGACGCTTGTGTGGGTGAAGGCGCCTGGGTTGATGATGATGAAATCAACTCCATCTTGTTTAGCTTTTTGAATGCGGTCAATTAACTCGCCTTCATGATTGCTTTGAAAGGTATCGAGATCAACGGAATGCGCTTTTGCCAGTTCGCCGAGCCTTTGGTGGATATCTTCTAGGGTAGTTTTTCCGTAAACATCGGGTTCACGGGTGCCTAATAGATTTAGGTTTGGGCCTTGAATTACGAGAATTGAAGCTTTTTTCGACATAGATCCCTGTTTTTAGAGGCAGTTAAGCGTAAATTGCTAAATAACTTCATGCTCGATTGCTTATGAGGGGGAGTATACCTTTTAAAAGCTAGGAAAAGACCAAAAACTCGCTGCAAAAATAGGAATTTTCATCGCTTTTAGGGGTGGATATCAAAATAAATGCTTAATTTTTAGGCAAAAATAAATTCTTCGATAAATCCATTTACAGCTTAAAACTTCCTATAAAGCAGATTTAATTGCACTTCTGATGTCATCTTCGCTTATCTTGCCTAATTTGCTATAGCTAGCCTTACCCTTGGCATTGATGATGATGGTGTAAGGAAGGGCGCCTTGGGAATTTCGTAGTTGCTTAGAAAGATTACTGCCTTCAAGACCGCCAATCACAATTGGATAACTTACTGGAGTTTTTGAAAGAAATTCACGAATATTAGAGGGCGAATCGATGCCAATACCGACAAATAAGACATTTTGCTGCAAGAACTCTTGCTGAAGCTTATCTAAAGCAGGCATTTCTTCGACACATGGTGGGCACCAGGAGGCCCAAAAGTTCACCACCAGCACTTTTCCTTGCCAATCTTGGGTATTGACTGTTTTTCCATCCGGTGTTTGCCAGGAATTGGCAAAAAATGCTTTCACAGCAGGATCGCTGGCCAAACCAGTTTTATAAATCCACTGGGAGGTGAGTACGCCCCCAAGGAGTGCCAAAAGACTAATTGCGACGATGATGATCAATTGTCTGCGGTTCATTGCAACTCCTTCGCTAAAATTCGCTAATGCATATACATATCTTGGGCATTTGCGGTACTTTCATGGGCGGCATTGCCGCAATCGCGAGGCAGGCTGGGCATCGCGTTACTGGTTGCGATGCCAACGTCTATCCCCCCATGAGTACGCAGCTTGAAGCTCAAGGCATCGAACTGATTGAGGGATTCTCACCTGAGCAATTATCTCAGTTTGAGACCATGCCCGATTTATTTGTGATTGGCAATGTGGTTTCTCGCGGTAATCCATTGATGGAAGCAATTCTCAATCAAGGGCTACCCTATATCTCAGGCCCGCAATGGTTAGGCGAACAAGTTTTATATGGACGACATGTTTTGGCCGTAGCGGGTACGCATGGCAAGACAACTACTTCAGCTATGTTGACTTGGATTTTGGAATTCAATGGTTACAAGCCGGGTTATCTCATTGGTGGCGTGCCTCTGAATTTCACAGTGTCTGCACGTTTAGGCGAAAGTAAATATTTTGTTATTGAAGCTGATGAATATGACACTGCTTTCTTTGATAAGCGCAGTAAGTTTGTGCACTATCGACCACGTACTGCCCTATTGAATAACTTAGAGTTTGATCACGCTGATATTTTTGCTGATCTTGCGGCAATCGAAACGCAATTTCACCATTTAGTGCGCACTGTTCCTGGTGATGGTTTACTGGTTGTAAATGGTGAGGAGCCTGCATTGGCGAGTGTGATCACGCGTGGCGCTTGGGCGCCTGTAGAGCGGTTCGGGCAAGAACTCACAAACGAATGGTCTTTGATTGCTCAAGAGGCTGATGGCTTCATCGTGCGCCAGGCAGGTAAGGAAGTAGCCACTGTGAAGTGGGCCCCTGATTCTGGTGTGATGGGTAGACACAATCAACTCAATGCACTTGCAGCGATTGCTTGCGCAAATCATATTGGCATCTCTCCAGCAGATGGTGCACGTGCGTTGGCGGAATTTAAGAATGTCAAGCGTCGCTTGGAAACGATTGGTGTTGCAAATGACATCACGGTCTATGATGATTTTGCCCACCATCCAACCGCAATCACGACTACAGTTGATGGTCTTCGTCGCCGTGTTGGTAAAGAACGCATCTTGGCGGTGCTTGAGCCACGTTCAAATACGATGAAGCTCGGTGTGATGAAAGCTCAACTGCCTGGAAGTCTAGAGGCTGCTGACAAAGTGTTTGCCTATGGCGCTAATGCCGGCAAGGAATCATTGGGCTGGGATTTGGCAGATGTCTTATCTCCACTCAATAAGCAAGAACAGGGTAAAGCACATGCCTTTGATGATCTTGAGGCATTAGTGAAGGCGGTTGCCCATGAGGCTAAGCCTGGCGATCACATTTTGGTAATGAGCAATGGCGGGTTTGGTGGCGTGCACCAGAAAATATTAAAAGCCATTTCAGCGCAGTAAAAAATAAGAATCAACAACAAAAGCAAAAATAGAAAGCAAATCATGGGCGATAGATTAAAAGATAAAGTAGCCATCATTACCGGCGCGGCAAAGGGTATTGGTTTTGCTACTGCTCAGCGTTTTGCAGAAGAAGGCGCAAAAGTCATCATTACAGATATTGGCCTGGAGGCTGTTAATAGCGCGGCTGAAAAAACGCCTAATGCTGAAGGCTATGCCATGAATGTCACCGATCGCGCTAGCATTCAGTCTGTTGTAGATCAGGTAATGCAAAAGCATGGGCGGATTGATATCTTGATCAATAACGCGGGCATTACTCAAGATGCACGCTTAATTAAGATGACCGAAGCACAGTTTGATACTGTGATTGATGTCAATCTGAAGGGTGTATTTAATTGCACTCAGTTAATCGTGCCGCATATGCTGGAAGCTGGCTCTGGCTCAGTGGTCAACGCTTCAAGCGTAGTGGGTCTCTATGGTAATTTCGGCCAAACCAATTACTCAGCTACTAAATTTGGTGTGATTGGTTTTACAAAAACATGGGCGCGTGAATTGGGGCCTAAAGGCATTCGAGTCAATGCGGTGTGCCCAGGTTTTATCGCCACTGAAATGGTCATGGCCATGCCAGCAAATATTGTGCAAGACATTGAAAAACGCAGTTGGCTTGGTCGTCTGGGTACCCCCGCTGAAATGGCAAATGTGTATTTATTCTTAGCGAGCGATGAGGCAAGCTATGTCAATGGAGTGGCATTAGAGGCCAGCGGCGGGATCTCGCTCTAAGCATGAATCTTTTATACGAAGAAGGTGGCGATATTAAGATCGCCACAGTCCAGTCTGCTTCAGGGGCTGGCGATGCAGAGTCTTGGCAAGCCACTAGCCTTTCTGGAAAAAAAATCAAGCTCAAGGCCAAAGAGGTATGGCTGCGTTTTGAAAAGCCAGAAGCTCAAATAGCCATGGATGAAGCCAACACACTTACTGCTGATATTGATTTGCAGTTCCTTTGGGATTGCGCGCCTGATGAAGAGTTTGGCTTAGTTGATGTGGCGCATGAGTACTTTGGCTCACAAGCGAGCATTCCGCAGCAAGTTGCTCTAGCAATTGCCTTGCAAGGTGCGCCAGTATTTTTCCGTCGCAAGGGGCGTGGACGGTTTCAGAGAGCTCCACTAGAGCAGTTACAGGCTGGTTTAGCTGCTTTAGAGCGCAAGCAAAAAGAGCTCGAACAGCAATCCATTTGGCAGCAAGAGTTGGTTGCTGGCGCTTTCCCTGAGCCACTGAAGTCTTCAGCCAAGCAATTACTTTTCTCGCCCGATAAAAATACCTCCGCCTATAAGGCATTGATCGCAGCCTGCACTGAAACCGGGGAGTCTCCGGCGCAACTGATGATTCGTTGTGGCGCAATCGACTCTCCTTTGGCGTATCACCAGGGATTGTTTCTCAAAGCCCATTTCCCGAATGGTGCGGATCACAACCTTGCTATCGGAGTTGATCAAGCAGCATATGCAGCTGCTATTGCTGAGCTGCCGCTTGCTCAGGTACAAGCATTCTCCATTGATGATTCGGGCACTACAGAGATTGATGACGCTCTATCTGTTACGGTAATCGAGGGTGGGCATCGAGTAGGTATTCACATCGCTGCTCCTGGACTGGCCATTACAAAAGATGATCCACTAGATCTAGTCGCTCGCAATCGCATGTCCACGGTGTACTTCCCGGGTGACAAAATTACGATGTTGCCCGATTCAGTAATTGAGCAATTTTCATTAGATGAGGGTATGCCTAGACCAGCCTTATCAATCTATGTTGATATTGATGCTGAGGGCATTGCCAATCGAGCGAGCTTGCAGATGCGTGCCGAGATGGTGCCGATGGCTGCTAATTTGCGCCTGGAAAATATTGAGCATCTCGTGAGTGAAGAGAGTCTGCTGGACGAGGGTTCAGTCTACCCCTATCGCAAAGAGCTGGCGACTCTATGGCAAGCGGCTAAACATCTGCATGCAGGGCGTCAAGAGAAGCGCTTAGCAAATGGTTTGCGTGCTGAGCAGTTAGGTGTCACAGATCCAAATGCCCTAGCAAGAGACTTTCATTTCCAGATTCAAGACGTTGATGGGGTGCAGCATGTAGAAATCACCCCACGTCAACGAGGTTCTATTTTGGATACGATCGTTGCAGAGTGGATGATTTTCTGTAATAGCGCCTCAGGACAGCTTCTAGCAGATCATGGTCTTCCTGGATTATTCAGAACCCAAAAGGGTTGGGGTCCATTGCGTACCCGGATGCAAACCACTCCTGGACCTCATGAGGGTCTTGGTTTGGACTATTACGCCTGGTGTACATCTCCTTTACGTCGGTATTCTGATTTGGTAAATCAGTGGCAATTAATTGCGCTAGCAAAGCATGGCGTCACCGCCAAGATGGTTGCCCCATTCCCGCCGAGAGACGCTACCTTGATGGGTATTGCTGCTGACTTTGAATCTTGCTATCAAGCTTATGGCGAGTTCCAAGATCGCTTGGAAAAGTATTGGTGTTTACGTTGGATCACTCAAGACGGTGATTCGAAAACAGTGCATGTGCGCCATTTAAAAGAGGGTATGTCCAGAGTGGAGTTAGTACCTCTACATCTACCTATCCCTGAATTGGCAACCCATCCGCGCATGACCCGTGCGGAAGTGGTGATTGCAGATGTAGATTTGCTGCAGCTAAGTGCTGGTGTTCGTGTGTTGGAGATCGAAGTTAAGGTCGACGTTCCTGAAAAGGCTGTAGAGCAGGAGTCATCAGAAAATTCTGAAGAAGATGCTAGCCCAGATTAAATCGCTGGAATTTCCATGTCCTGAAAGGCTTGCTGGGGCCTTGCGTTACTTGCGCAGCGCCTGGAATCGCTACCCATTCCGATTTGCCTTGTGCGCTTCAATACTGATCCACATTGTTTTCTTATCTTTCCGTTGGGGTGTTGGAGAGATTCAGAACCGCAGACTCAATACGCCATTGAGCGTGGTTTTAGTAAACGCCAGCAATAAAACGCCACCTCAAAAAGCAAATAAGTTGGCGCAGGCTGATTTGCAGGGTGGCGGTAAAACAGAAACTCAAGATGCCACAGCAATGCACCGCGCCAGATTAGGTGCAGAAGCGCGACTAGAGGTTTTAGAAAAGCAGCAAAAACAAATGCTCGCTAAGCTAGATGAGCAGCGCAGTCGTTCAGGTGGTCGCAAGAGTGGCGACGAGCAAAAAATTACTCCCCAATTAAATTCTTTAGAGGCTGAGTTAGCTAAACGCTTACAGGCTGATGGTAAAGAGCCTAGACGTAAGGTATTGACTGGAGCTAATACCAAGGCAGTCACGTTTGCGCATTATTACGATGCGATGCGTCAGAAGATTGAAACTTACGGTAGTGCTTTTTTCCCAAGGGCGAATGGACGCCCTTTGTACGGTAGTCTAGTGATTGTCGTCAGCGTTGATAACCAAGGCAGAATCACTACAAATGCTCAAGGCAAGGATGGGCTCTCGATTGGCCGTAGTTCTGGCAATCCCGAGTTAGACCGCCAAGCGCTGGCAATTGTGAGAGCCTCTGCACCATTTGGTCCTTTTCCTTCAGAAATGCGTAATCAAATCGATGTCTTAGATTGGATCTCTACCTTTGAGTTCACACGTGATGGTGTGGATCGTCTAGAGCTGCGTCATTAATACTATTTAAAAAGTTTACTAACTCAATTTGCAATTTCGCTTATTCTGTAGTCATCATGAGCTCTACTGATACCGCATCCCTTCACACCGATCCAAGCCTTTTTGCTGGCGTGGATGTTTATGTGGTTGCGGGTAATCCGATTTCTCACAGCAAGTCTCCCTCAATTCATCAACGGTTTGCAGAGCAAGCAAAGCAACGGATGCACTATGGCCGTCTTCAGCCTGAAATAGGCTCATTTGCTCAAGCAGCTAAAGCATTTTTTACTGCAGGCGGCAAAGGCATGAATGTAACGGTGCCTTTCAAGTTAGATGCTCAAAATTTGGCTGATGTATTAACACCGCGCGCTCAATTGGCGGGTGCCGTTAACACTTTGTGGAAGACGGAAGGCAAAATTTTTGGTGACAATACCGACGGTGCTGGTCTAGTGCGCGATTTACTGGCTCAAGGTATTGCACTGCATAGTGCTCGTATTTTATTGATCGGTGCTGGTGGGGCTGCACGGGGTGTAATAGGTCCTTTACTTGAGCAATCTCCTAAGTCCCTCATCATTGCCAATCGTTCCAGCGCAAAAGCGGATGAGTTGGTTAAGTTATTTGCAGATTTAGCCGGCTCTAAGGAGGTAGCACTGGAGTCGCGTACTTTGGCTGATTTGGAGGATGTTGCAAAAACTCAGCATCCATTTGACTTGGTCATTAATGCTACTGCTGCTGGTTTAACTGATGAGTCCCCATTGACACCCGAAGCGGTAGCTAATATTTTTGTGCCCAGCTCTTTCGCTTATGACATGGTCTACGGTAAAACTACTGCCTTCATGCAGCAGGCCTTACAACGAGGTGCTCGCGTAAGTGATGGCCTTGGAATGTTGGTTGAGCAAGCGGCTGATGCATTCTTGCTATGGCGGGGTGCGCAATTAGCAAGTGCAATTGACCCCCGCGCAGTCTTAGCAGAGTTACGTAGTTAATTTGCCCTGATGCGCTGGCTTCTATATCCAGTGAAGTGTTTGCTCGCAGGGTTTATCGCCATGCAAATCTTTTTCGCCTTGCAGATTGCTTTGTGGATTAGCTTAGATCCCAGTAGCACTGCGTTTCAGAGGGCTGAGCGTTGGCGCTTATGCACTTGGCATTGGACCTGTCCAGTGCAATCCCATTGGGTGCCTTATGACAAGATCTCGAACAATCTCAAGCGCGCTGTTTTAGTCAGTGAAGACGATATCTTCTTTCAACACAAGGGTGTGCGAGTTGAAGATATGCAAAAAGCCTGGCAGAAAAATCAACAGCAGAATCAGCAAAAAACCCAAGCGGGCAATAAATCCAAAATAGCGTTACGGGGTGGATCTACTATTACCCAGCAATTAGCAAAAAATTTATTTCTTTCTTCGGAGCAACATTATTTGCGCAAGGGTCAGGAGCTCATCATTACGGGGCTTTTAGAGTTAATACTTTCTAAGCAGAGATTGTTTGAGATTTATCTTAATTCGGTAGAGTGGGGTGAGGGCATTTTTGGAATTGGCGCCGCCTCTCAGCATTATTTTGCTACAAGTCCAGCAACCCTAGATCGTGAGCAGGCTGCTGCTCTAGCTTCAGCACTGCCGGCCCCCAAGTGTTTTGACAAGCAGCAGTATTGCCGTCGAGGAAGTATTAACTATTCTGCTCGCCAAGAATTTGTCTTAGAAAACATGGATAGAGTTGCCTTGGCGCCTTACCCAAAGAGCGGTTCGGGTAAATAATTTCTTGTTTTACCTAACTATTTGTTTGCAGCAGCTCGAAGTGCATCCCGAGTACTCATGGCAACTACTCTAGCCGCTTCTGCAAAATCAGCGCCTGAGCTGGCATACAGAATCGCTCGGGAAGAATTGATGATCATCCCTGTTCCTGGTTTACCGGTTATTTTTCCCGCGCTGACAGTGGCATCAATATCACCACCTTGAGCGCCGATCCCTGGAATCAATAAGGGCATATCACCAACAATGGCGCGTACCTTAGCAATTTCTTCTGGGAAAGTGGCGCCGACTACCAGGCTGATCTGACCAGAACTATTCCACTGCTGTGCAGCCAGTTTGGCTACATGCAGATAGAGAGGCTCGCCATTGGGCGCCACATTCAAGAACTGCAAATCTGACCCTCCAGGGTTGGATGTGCGGCACAGGACAATAACCCCTTTGCCTGCGTGCTTTAGGTAGGGCTCGATCGTGTCAAAGCCCATATAAGGGTTCACGGTCACAGCATCAGCGCCGTAGCGATCAAAGGCCTCAAGAGCGTAATGGTCAGCAGTACTGCCGATATCTCCACGCTTGGAATCCAGGATGACTGGGATGTGGGGATATTTATCTTTGAGGTGCTTGATCAGTTTTTCTAGCTGAGCCTCTGCTCTTTGGGAGGCAAAGTAAGCAAATTGGGGCTTGAAGGCGCAGACCAAATCCGCGGTCGCATCAGCGATTTCTCGGCAGAACTCATAGATGCCCTCGGTATTCCCTTGTAGGGAGGGGGGCAAGCGCTTCGGATCTGGGTCAAAGCCAACACACAGCATGCTGCCTTGGGAGGCCCATGCGGACTGGAGTTGCTGGTTAAAGGTATTTGAGCGAGAGTTCATTGGATTTGGCTTATTTTAGTGAAACTGTCATGTTCTATAGGATAAACTAGCGCACATTCCTTAGGAGTTCACCATGATCAACTTGTTCGTCCTGCAAAATGGCCGCCTCTCTCAAGAGCAAGTCGAAGATCGCAATGAATTGTTGCAATATGCCAATCCTATCTGGATTGACGTGGTTGATCCAGAAGAAGAGGAATTAATTTGGATTAAAGAGGCGTTTGGCGTACTTTTGCCTGAGTTAGATGACTTGGGTGACCTAGAAGCATCTGCGCGTTATTTTGAAGCAGATGATGGCCACCTCCATATCCGCACTGATTTCTTACTGGATGAAGAAGAAACCTCTCGCAACGTTCGAGTAGCGTTTGTTCTGACCAAGCAAGTGTTGTTCTCAATTCATGACGAAGATTTGCCAGTGTTCCGTTTGGTTCGCTTGCGTGCGCGTTTGCGTCCTGGCTCAGTGAGTAATGCAAAAGATGTGTTGCTAGATTTGTACTCAACAGATGCTGAGTATTCTGCTGATGCTTTGGAAGAGGTTTATGAAAACCTGGAGCAAGCTG
This is a stretch of genomic DNA from Polynucleobacter sp. JS-JIR-II-b4. It encodes these proteins:
- a CDS encoding DUF3426 domain-containing protein, with amino-acid sequence MHGTLNKDKQSNSESTFAAPAQKKSLKFALLTALLLPLLVFGEHLSRNSLLPALAPRIDGTSNSISVSAFHVLQHIDAKLCRALGCLDRTVSDFSAWKITSAALAAENAREGLKNPANQSLLQVEIQNRLAIAVLAPNLEISLTDAEESEIKSLQFTPQEWLPKAWQESHPDFLKKGIPSGEMLQLELLISLPLNAAGYRVRVLYP
- the accC gene encoding acetyl-CoA carboxylase biotin carboxylase subunit, producing MFDKILIANRGEIALRIQRACRELGIKTVVVYSTADKEAKYVKLADEAVCIGPAPSPLSYLNMPAIISAAEVTDAEAIHPGYGFLSENADFAERVEKSGFAFIGPTAASIRLMGDKVSAKRAMIKAGVPCVPGSEGALPDNPKEIIMTAKKVGYPVIIKAAGGGGGRGMRVVHTEAALINAVNMTREEAGRAFGNPEVYMEKFLEKPRHVEIQILADTHGNAIWLGERDCSMQRRHQKVIEEAPAPGIDRRLIAKIGERCAEACRKIGYRGAGTFEFLYEDGEFFFIEMNTRVQVEHPVTEMITGVDIVQEQIRIAAGLKLSYRQKDIVFRGHAIECRLNAEDPFKFTPSPGKIGSFHMPGGPGIRVDSHAYSGYVVPSNYDSMIGKLISYGNTREQAIRRMQIALSEMVIDGITTNVPLHRELMLDPNFIEGGTSIHYLEHRLEEQAASRGKS
- the accB gene encoding acetyl-CoA carboxylase biotin carboxyl carrier protein, whose product is MDLRKLKTLIDLVSESGISELEVNEGEDRVRIVNAGSPAPAGQMVYTNPAPAMQAAPAASAPVATAPIAEAPAAETGSIARSPMVGTFYRAPNPESPNFVNIGDTVKVGQTLCIIEAMKLLNEIESEHAGVIKEILCENGQGVEFDQPLFIIA
- the aroQ gene encoding type II 3-dehydroquinate dehydratase, whose protein sequence is MSKKASILVIQGPNLNLLGTREPDVYGKTTLEDIHQRLGELAKAHSVDLDTFQSNHEGELIDRIQKAKQDGVDFIIINPGAFTHTSVALRDVLAGVAIPFTEVHLSNIHQREEFRKHSYLSDIATGVICGLGAIGYELALQAAIARLQK
- a CDS encoding TlpA disulfide reductase family protein yields the protein MNRRQLIIIVAISLLALLGGVLTSQWIYKTGLASDPAVKAFFANSWQTPDGKTVNTQDWQGKVLVVNFWASWCPPCVEEMPALDKLQQEFLQQNVLFVGIGIDSPSNIREFLSKTPVSYPIVIGGLEGSNLSKQLRNSQGALPYTIIINAKGKASYSKLGKISEDDIRSAIKSAL
- the mpl gene encoding UDP-N-acetylmuramate:L-alanyl-gamma-D-glutamyl-meso-diaminopimelate ligase — encoded protein: MHIHILGICGTFMGGIAAIARQAGHRVTGCDANVYPPMSTQLEAQGIELIEGFSPEQLSQFETMPDLFVIGNVVSRGNPLMEAILNQGLPYISGPQWLGEQVLYGRHVLAVAGTHGKTTTSAMLTWILEFNGYKPGYLIGGVPLNFTVSARLGESKYFVIEADEYDTAFFDKRSKFVHYRPRTALLNNLEFDHADIFADLAAIETQFHHLVRTVPGDGLLVVNGEEPALASVITRGAWAPVERFGQELTNEWSLIAQEADGFIVRQAGKEVATVKWAPDSGVMGRHNQLNALAAIACANHIGISPADGARALAEFKNVKRRLETIGVANDITVYDDFAHHPTAITTTVDGLRRRVGKERILAVLEPRSNTMKLGVMKAQLPGSLEAADKVFAYGANAGKESLGWDLADVLSPLNKQEQGKAHAFDDLEALVKAVAHEAKPGDHILVMSNGGFGGVHQKILKAISAQ
- a CDS encoding beta-ketoacyl-ACP reductase, which codes for MGDRLKDKVAIITGAAKGIGFATAQRFAEEGAKVIITDIGLEAVNSAAEKTPNAEGYAMNVTDRASIQSVVDQVMQKHGRIDILINNAGITQDARLIKMTEAQFDTVIDVNLKGVFNCTQLIVPHMLEAGSGSVVNASSVVGLYGNFGQTNYSATKFGVIGFTKTWARELGPKGIRVNAVCPGFIATEMVMAMPANIVQDIEKRSWLGRLGTPAEMANVYLFLASDEASYVNGVALEASGGISL
- a CDS encoding ribonuclease catalytic domain-containing protein gives rise to the protein MNLLYEEGGDIKIATVQSASGAGDAESWQATSLSGKKIKLKAKEVWLRFEKPEAQIAMDEANTLTADIDLQFLWDCAPDEEFGLVDVAHEYFGSQASIPQQVALAIALQGAPVFFRRKGRGRFQRAPLEQLQAGLAALERKQKELEQQSIWQQELVAGAFPEPLKSSAKQLLFSPDKNTSAYKALIAACTETGESPAQLMIRCGAIDSPLAYHQGLFLKAHFPNGADHNLAIGVDQAAYAAAIAELPLAQVQAFSIDDSGTTEIDDALSVTVIEGGHRVGIHIAAPGLAITKDDPLDLVARNRMSTVYFPGDKITMLPDSVIEQFSLDEGMPRPALSIYVDIDAEGIANRASLQMRAEMVPMAANLRLENIEHLVSEESLLDEGSVYPYRKELATLWQAAKHLHAGRQEKRLANGLRAEQLGVTDPNALARDFHFQIQDVDGVQHVEITPRQRGSILDTIVAEWMIFCNSASGQLLADHGLPGLFRTQKGWGPLRTRMQTTPGPHEGLGLDYYAWCTSPLRRYSDLVNQWQLIALAKHGVTAKMVAPFPPRDATLMGIAADFESCYQAYGEFQDRLEKYWCLRWITQDGDSKTVHVRHLKEGMSRVELVPLHLPIPELATHPRMTRAEVVIADVDLLQLSAGVRVLEIEVKVDVPEKAVEQESSENSEEDASPD